Proteins from one Bos indicus x Bos taurus breed Angus x Brahman F1 hybrid chromosome 19, Bos_hybrid_MaternalHap_v2.0, whole genome shotgun sequence genomic window:
- the TMEM94 gene encoding transmembrane protein 94 isoform X3 — translation MDLKEKHEGEPPLALGLSTRKALSILKEQLEAVLDGHLKERKKCLTWKEMWRSSFLHHGNRCSCFHWPGASLMLLAVFLLLACCGGQPAGSRGVELVNASALFLLLLLNLVLIGRQDRLKRREVERRLRGIIDQIQDALRDGKEVKWPDAMYPDLHMPFAPSWSLHWAYRDGHLVNLPVSLLVEGDIIALRPGQESFASLRGIKDDEHIVLEPGDLFPPFSPPPSPRGEVKKGPQNPQQHRLFRVLETPVIDNIRWCLDMALSRPVTALDNERFTVQSVMLRYAVPVVLASFLITNALRFMLNAPGVTTWQYTLLQLQVNGVLPILPLLFPVLWVLATACGEARVLAQMSKASPSSLLAKFSEDTLSSYTEAVSSQEMLRCIWGHFLRVIQGTSPTLSHSSSLLHSLGSVTVLCCVDKQGILSWPNPSPETVLFFSGKVEPPHSSHEDLTDDLSTRSFCHPEVEEEPHERDALLASSLNAPLHLSNEQERGGHWPSDGPKASEPHPHHRAHGRSKHLSGSSVSFSRDTEGGEDDDPSKTQHGPEGEPYEAEDFVCDYHLEMLSLSQDQQNPSCIQFDDSNWQLHLTSLKPLGLNVLLNLCDASVTERLCRFSDHLCNVALQESRSAVLPVRVPWGLCELARLIGFTPGAKELFKQGNHLALYRLPSAETMKENSLGRLSCVTKRRPPLSHMISLFIKDTTTSTEQMLSHGTADVVLEACTDFWDGADIYPLSGSDRKKVLDFYQRACLSGYCSAFAYKPMSCALSSQLNGKCIELVQAPGQNSIFTTCELPSTIPIKLSARRGSWSSDEGIGEVLEKEDCMQALSGQIFMGMVSSQYQARLDIVRLIDGLVNACIRFVYFSLEDELKSKVFAEKMGLETGWNCHISLTPNGDMPGSEIPPSSPSHAGSLHDDLNQGEGRGLVWTRASRDDAEGLLLMEEEGHSDLISFQPTDSDLPSFLEDCNRAKLPRGIHQVRPHLQNIDNVPLLVPLFTDCTPETMCEMIKIMQEYGEVTCCLGSSANLRNSCLFLQSDVSIALDPLYPSRCSWETFGYATSTSMAQASDGLSPLQLSGQLNSLPCSLTFRQEETISIIRLIEQARHATYGIRKCFLFLLQCQLTLVVIQFLSCLVQLPPILSTTDILWLSCFCYPLLSISLLGKPPHSSIMSMATGKNLQSIPKKTQHYFLLCFLLKFSLTISSCLICFAFTLQSFCDRSRARNLTNCSSIMLPSHVDKAPAWFDNFANGLLSAQKLAAALIVLHTVFISITHVHRTKPLWRKSPLTNLWWAVTVPVVLLGQVAQTAVDLQLWTHRDSHVHFGLEDVPLLTWLLGCLSLVLVVVTNEVVKLHEIRVRVRYQKRQKLQFETKLGMNSPF, via the exons ggCGAGCCGCCCTTGGCCCTGGGCCTGTCCACCCGGAAGGCCCTCAGCATTCTGAAGGAGCAGCTGGAGGCAGTGCTGGATGGACACCTGAAGGAGCGGAAGAAATGTCTCACGTGGAAG GAGATGTGGAGAAGCAGCTTCCTGCACCATGGGAACCGCTGCTCCTGTTTCCACTGGCCGGGCGCCTCGCTCATGCTCCTGGCTGTGTTCCTGCTGCTCGCCTGCTGCGGGGGCCAGCCAGCCGGCAG CCGCGGGGTGGAGCTGGTGAACGCCTCAGCGCTCTTCCTCCTGCTGCTCCTCAACCTCGTCCTCATTGGGCGGCAAGATCGGCTGAAGCGTCGGGAGGTAGAACGGAGACTGCGGGGCATCATTGACCAAATCCAAG ATGCCCTCAGGGATGGCAAGGAGGTCAAGTGGCCAGATGCCATGTATCCAGACCTCCACATGCCCTTCGCACCATCTTGGTCTCTGCACTGGGCCTATAGAGATGGACATCTCGTCAACCTGCCGGTTAGCCTGCTGGTAGAAGGCGACATCATAGCTCTGAGGCCAGGCCAGGAATCCTTTGCTTCCCTGCGGGGCATCAAG GACGACGAGCACATCGTCTTGGAGCCGGGAGACCTGTTCCCCCCTTTCTCACCACCCCCGTCCCCCCGGGGAGAAGTGAAGAAGGGGCCGCAGAACCCCCAGCAGCACCGGCTCTTCCGTGTCCTCGAGACCCCCGTGATCGACAACATCAG GTGGTGCCTGGACATGGCCCTGTCCCGCCCGGTGACCGCTCTGGACAACGAGAGGTTCACAGTGCAGTCGGTGATGCTGCGCTACGCGGTGCCCGTGGTCCTG GCCAGCTTCCTCATCACTAACGCCCTGCGCTTCATGCTCAATGCCCCAGGTGTCACCACCTGGCAATACACTCTCCTCCAGCTGCAG GTGAATGGCGTCCTGCCCATCCTCCCCCTGCTCTTCCCAGTCCTCTGGGTCCTGGCAACCGCCTGTGGAGAAGCCCGTGTCCTGGCCCAGATGAGCAAGgcctcccccagctccctg CTGGCCAAGTTCTCGGAGGACACTCTCAGCAGCTATACAGAAGCCGTGTCCTCTCAG GAGATGCTGCGCTGCATTTGGGGCCACTTCCTGCGGGTGATCCAGGGGACGTCGCCCACACTGAGCCACAGCTCCAGCCTGCTGCACAGCCTGGGCTCCGTCACG GTCCTGTGCTGTGTGGACAAACAGGGGATCCTGTCGTGGCCCAACCCCAGCCCGGAGACCGTGCTGTTCTTCAGTGGGAAGGTGGAGCCCCCGCACAGCAGCCACGAGGACCTCACAGACGACCTGTCCACCCGCTCCTTCTGCCATCccgaggtggaggaggag CCCCACGAACGCGACGCCCTCCTGGCCAGCTCCCTGAACGCCCCGCTGCACCTTTCCAATGAGCAGGAGCGCGGCGGCCACTGGCCAAGCGATGGTCCCAAGGCGTCCGAGCCCCACCCTCACCACCGGGCACACGGCCGCAGCAAACACCTGTCTGGCTCCAGCGTGAGCTTCAGCAGGGACACCGAGGGCGGCGAAGACGACGACCCCAGCAAG aCGCAGCACGGGCCAGAGGGCGAGCCCTACGAAGCCGAGGACTTCGTGTGTGACTACCACCTGGAGATGCTCAGCCTGTCCCAGGACCAGCAGAACCCCTCCTGCATCCAGTTTGATGACTCCAACTGGCAGCTGCACCTCACCTCGCTCAAGCCGCTGGGCCTCAACGTGCTGCTGAACCTGTGCGACGCCAGCGTCACCGAGCGGCTCTGCCGGTTCTCAGACCACCTGTGCAACGTCGCCCTGCAGGAGAGCCGCAGCGCCGTGCTGCCCGTGCGTGTGCCCTGGGGCCTCTGTGAGCTCGCCCGCCTCATCG GCTTCACTCCCGGGGCCAAGGAGCTCTTCAAGCAGGGGAACCACCTCGCACTCTACCGTCTCCCCAGCGCTGAGACCATGAAGGAGAACTCGCTGGGGAGGCTGTCCTGCGTCACCAAGCGGCGGCCCCCGCTTAGCCACATGATCAGCCTCTTCATCAAGGACACCACCACCA GCACAGAGCAGATGCTGTCCCACGGCACGGCTGACGTGGTCTTGGAGGCCTGCACAGACTTCTGGGACGGAGCTGACATCTACCCTCTTTCAGGTTCCGACAG AAAGAAAGTGCTGGATTTCTACCAGCGAGCCTGCCTGTCTGGCTACTGCTCTGCCTTCGCCTACAAGCCCATGAGCTGTGCCCTGTCCTCCCAGCTCAATGGCAAGTGCATCGAGCTGGTGCAGGCGCCCGGCCAGAACAGCATCTTCACCACGTGCGAGCTGCCCAGCACCATTCCCATCAAGCTGAGCGCCCGCCGCGGCAGCTGGAGCTCAGACG AAGGGATCGGGgaggtgctggagaaggaagACTGCATGCAGGCCCTGAGTGGCCAGATCTTCATGGGCATGGTGTCCTCCCAGTACCAGGCCCGCCTGGACATCGTGCGCCTCATCGACGGGCTGGTCAACGCCTGCATCCGCTTCGTCTACTTCTCATTGGAGGATGAGCTCAAAAGCAAG GTGTTTGCAGAGAAGATGGGCCTGGAGACGGGCTGGAATTGCCACATCTCCCTCACGCCCAATGGTGACATGCCCGGCTCCGAGATCcccccctccagccccagccaTGCTGGCTCCCTGCACGACGACCTGAACCAGGGTGAGGGCAGAGGCTTGGTGTGGACACGAG CATCCCGAGACGACGCGGAAGGACTCCTTCTAATGGAGGAGGAGGGTCACTCGGACCTCATTAGCTTCCAGCCCACGGATAGCGACCTCCCCAGCTTCCTGGAAGACTGCAACCGG GCCAAGCTGCCCCGGGGCATCCACCAGGTGCGGCCCCACCTGCAGAACATCGACAACGTGCCCCTGCTGGTGCCCCTCTTCACCGACTGTACCCCCGAGA CCATGTGTGAGATGATCAAGATCATGCAGGAGTACGGGGAGGTGACCTGCTGCCTGGGCAGCTCCGCCAACCTGCGGAACAGCTGCCTCTTCCTCCAGAGTGACGTCAG CATCGCCCTGGACCCCCTGTACCCGTCTCGCTGCTCCTGGGAGACCTTCGGCTACGCCACCAGCACCAGCATGGCCCAGGCCTCGGATGGCCTTTCCCCCCTGCAGCTCTCGGGGCAGCTCAACAGCCTGCCCTGCTCGCTGACCTTCCGCCAGGAGGAGACCATCAGCATCATCCGGCTCATCGAGCAG GCCCGGCACGCCACGTACGGCATCCGCAAGTGCTTCCTCTTCCTGCTGCAGTGCCAGCTGACGCTTGTGGTCATCCAG TTCCTCTCTTGCCTCGTCCAGCTGCCGCCAATCCTGAGCACCACCGACATCCTGTGGCTGTCCTGTTTTTGCTACCCTCTGCTCAG catttctttactGGGAAAGCCCCCACATAGCTCCATCATGTCTATGGCAACGGGGAAGAACCTTCAGTCCATTCCTAAGAAG ACCCAGCACTACTTCCTGCTGTGCTTCTTGCTGAAGTTCAGCCTCACCATCAGCTCGTGCCTCATCTGCTTTGCCTTCACACTGCAGAGCTTCTGCGACAGGTCCCGGGCCCGCAACCTCACCAACTGCTCCTCCATCATGCTGCCCAG CCACGTCGACAAGGCCCCAGCCTGGTTTGACAACTTCGCCAACGGGCTGCTGTCGGCTCAGAAGCTTGCCGCTGCCCTGATCGTCCTACACACTG TCTTCATCTCCATCACCCATGTGCACCGCACCAAGCCCCTGTGGAGGAAGAGCCCCCTGACGAACCTGTGGTGGGCCGTGACCGTGCCCGTGGT GCTGCTGGGGCAGGTGGCCCAGACGGCAGTGGACCTGCAGCTGTGGACACACAGGGACAGCCACGTCCACTTCGGCCTGGAGGACGTGCCTCTGCTGACGTGGCTCCTGGGCTGCCTGTCTCTGGTCCTTGTGGTGGTCACCAACGAGGTCGTGAAACTGCACGAGATCCG AGTCCGCGTCCGCTACCAGAAGCGACAGAAGCTGCAGTTTGAAACTAAGCTGGGCATGAACTCTCCTTTCTGA
- the TMEM94 gene encoding transmembrane protein 94 isoform X4, translated as MLFKRAELWTAPQGKGGKGEPPLALGLSTRKALSILKEQLEAVLDGHLKERKKCLTWKEMWRSSFLHHGNRCSCFHWPGASLMLLAVFLLLACCGGQPAGSRGVELVNASALFLLLLLNLVLIGRQDRLKRREVERRLRGIIDQIQDALRDGKEVKWPDAMYPDLHMPFAPSWSLHWAYRDGHLVNLPVSLLVEGDIIALRPGQESFASLRGIKDDEHIVLEPGDLFPPFSPPPSPRGEVKKGPQNPQQHRLFRVLETPVIDNIRWCLDMALSRPVTALDNERFTVQSVMLRYAVPVVLASFLITNALRFMLNAPGVTTWQYTLLQLQVNGVLPILPLLFPVLWVLATACGEARVLAQMSKASPSSLLAKFSEDTLSSYTEAVSSQEMLRCIWGHFLRVIQGTSPTLSHSSSLLHSLGSVTVLCCVDKQGILSWPNPSPETVLFFSGKVEPPHSSHEDLTDDLSTRSFCHPEVEEEPHERDALLASSLNAPLHLSNEQERGGHWPSDGPKASEPHPHHRAHGRSKHLSGSSVSFSRDTEGGEDDDPSKTQHGPEGEPYEAEDFVCDYHLEMLSLSQDQQNPSCIQFDDSNWQLHLTSLKPLGLNVLLNLCDASVTERLCRFSDHLCNVALQESRSAVLPVRVPWGLCELARLIGFTPGAKELFKQGNHLALYRLPSAETMKENSLGRLSCVTKRRPPLSHMISLFIKDTTTSTEQMLSHGTADVVLEACTDFWDGADIYPLSGSDRKKVLDFYQRACLSGYCSAFAYKPMSCALSSQLNGKCIELVQAPGQNSIFTTCELPSTIPIKLSARRGSWSSDEGIGEVLEKEDCMQALSGQIFMGMVSSQYQARLDIVRLIDGLVNACIRFVYFSLEDELKSKVFAEKMGLETGWNCHISLTPNGDMPGSEIPPSSPSHAGSLHDDLNQASRDDAEGLLLMEEEGHSDLISFQPTDSDLPSFLEDCNRAKLPRGIHQVRPHLQNIDNVPLLVPLFTDCTPETMCEMIKIMQEYGEVTCCLGSSANLRNSCLFLQSDVSIALDPLYPSRCSWETFGYATSTSMAQASDGLSPLQLSGQLNSLPCSLTFRQEETISIIRLIEQARHATYGIRKCFLFLLQCQLTLVVIQFLSCLVQLPPILSTTDILWLSCFCYPLLSISLLGKPPHSSIMSMATGKNLQSIPKKTQHYFLLCFLLKFSLTISSCLICFAFTLQSFCDRSRARNLTNCSSIMLPSHVDKAPAWFDNFANGLLSAQKLAAALIVLHTVFISITHVHRTKPLWRKSPLTNLWWAVTVPVVLLGQVAQTAVDLQLWTHRDSHVHFGLEDVPLLTWLLGCLSLVLVVVTNEVVKLHEIRVRVRYQKRQKLQFETKLGMNSPF; from the exons ATGCTCTTTAAGCGGGCAGAGCTGTGGACGGCCCCTCAGGGCAAAGGCGGCAAA ggCGAGCCGCCCTTGGCCCTGGGCCTGTCCACCCGGAAGGCCCTCAGCATTCTGAAGGAGCAGCTGGAGGCAGTGCTGGATGGACACCTGAAGGAGCGGAAGAAATGTCTCACGTGGAAG GAGATGTGGAGAAGCAGCTTCCTGCACCATGGGAACCGCTGCTCCTGTTTCCACTGGCCGGGCGCCTCGCTCATGCTCCTGGCTGTGTTCCTGCTGCTCGCCTGCTGCGGGGGCCAGCCAGCCGGCAG CCGCGGGGTGGAGCTGGTGAACGCCTCAGCGCTCTTCCTCCTGCTGCTCCTCAACCTCGTCCTCATTGGGCGGCAAGATCGGCTGAAGCGTCGGGAGGTAGAACGGAGACTGCGGGGCATCATTGACCAAATCCAAG ATGCCCTCAGGGATGGCAAGGAGGTCAAGTGGCCAGATGCCATGTATCCAGACCTCCACATGCCCTTCGCACCATCTTGGTCTCTGCACTGGGCCTATAGAGATGGACATCTCGTCAACCTGCCGGTTAGCCTGCTGGTAGAAGGCGACATCATAGCTCTGAGGCCAGGCCAGGAATCCTTTGCTTCCCTGCGGGGCATCAAG GACGACGAGCACATCGTCTTGGAGCCGGGAGACCTGTTCCCCCCTTTCTCACCACCCCCGTCCCCCCGGGGAGAAGTGAAGAAGGGGCCGCAGAACCCCCAGCAGCACCGGCTCTTCCGTGTCCTCGAGACCCCCGTGATCGACAACATCAG GTGGTGCCTGGACATGGCCCTGTCCCGCCCGGTGACCGCTCTGGACAACGAGAGGTTCACAGTGCAGTCGGTGATGCTGCGCTACGCGGTGCCCGTGGTCCTG GCCAGCTTCCTCATCACTAACGCCCTGCGCTTCATGCTCAATGCCCCAGGTGTCACCACCTGGCAATACACTCTCCTCCAGCTGCAG GTGAATGGCGTCCTGCCCATCCTCCCCCTGCTCTTCCCAGTCCTCTGGGTCCTGGCAACCGCCTGTGGAGAAGCCCGTGTCCTGGCCCAGATGAGCAAGgcctcccccagctccctg CTGGCCAAGTTCTCGGAGGACACTCTCAGCAGCTATACAGAAGCCGTGTCCTCTCAG GAGATGCTGCGCTGCATTTGGGGCCACTTCCTGCGGGTGATCCAGGGGACGTCGCCCACACTGAGCCACAGCTCCAGCCTGCTGCACAGCCTGGGCTCCGTCACG GTCCTGTGCTGTGTGGACAAACAGGGGATCCTGTCGTGGCCCAACCCCAGCCCGGAGACCGTGCTGTTCTTCAGTGGGAAGGTGGAGCCCCCGCACAGCAGCCACGAGGACCTCACAGACGACCTGTCCACCCGCTCCTTCTGCCATCccgaggtggaggaggag CCCCACGAACGCGACGCCCTCCTGGCCAGCTCCCTGAACGCCCCGCTGCACCTTTCCAATGAGCAGGAGCGCGGCGGCCACTGGCCAAGCGATGGTCCCAAGGCGTCCGAGCCCCACCCTCACCACCGGGCACACGGCCGCAGCAAACACCTGTCTGGCTCCAGCGTGAGCTTCAGCAGGGACACCGAGGGCGGCGAAGACGACGACCCCAGCAAG aCGCAGCACGGGCCAGAGGGCGAGCCCTACGAAGCCGAGGACTTCGTGTGTGACTACCACCTGGAGATGCTCAGCCTGTCCCAGGACCAGCAGAACCCCTCCTGCATCCAGTTTGATGACTCCAACTGGCAGCTGCACCTCACCTCGCTCAAGCCGCTGGGCCTCAACGTGCTGCTGAACCTGTGCGACGCCAGCGTCACCGAGCGGCTCTGCCGGTTCTCAGACCACCTGTGCAACGTCGCCCTGCAGGAGAGCCGCAGCGCCGTGCTGCCCGTGCGTGTGCCCTGGGGCCTCTGTGAGCTCGCCCGCCTCATCG GCTTCACTCCCGGGGCCAAGGAGCTCTTCAAGCAGGGGAACCACCTCGCACTCTACCGTCTCCCCAGCGCTGAGACCATGAAGGAGAACTCGCTGGGGAGGCTGTCCTGCGTCACCAAGCGGCGGCCCCCGCTTAGCCACATGATCAGCCTCTTCATCAAGGACACCACCACCA GCACAGAGCAGATGCTGTCCCACGGCACGGCTGACGTGGTCTTGGAGGCCTGCACAGACTTCTGGGACGGAGCTGACATCTACCCTCTTTCAGGTTCCGACAG AAAGAAAGTGCTGGATTTCTACCAGCGAGCCTGCCTGTCTGGCTACTGCTCTGCCTTCGCCTACAAGCCCATGAGCTGTGCCCTGTCCTCCCAGCTCAATGGCAAGTGCATCGAGCTGGTGCAGGCGCCCGGCCAGAACAGCATCTTCACCACGTGCGAGCTGCCCAGCACCATTCCCATCAAGCTGAGCGCCCGCCGCGGCAGCTGGAGCTCAGACG AAGGGATCGGGgaggtgctggagaaggaagACTGCATGCAGGCCCTGAGTGGCCAGATCTTCATGGGCATGGTGTCCTCCCAGTACCAGGCCCGCCTGGACATCGTGCGCCTCATCGACGGGCTGGTCAACGCCTGCATCCGCTTCGTCTACTTCTCATTGGAGGATGAGCTCAAAAGCAAG GTGTTTGCAGAGAAGATGGGCCTGGAGACGGGCTGGAATTGCCACATCTCCCTCACGCCCAATGGTGACATGCCCGGCTCCGAGATCcccccctccagccccagccaTGCTGGCTCCCTGCACGACGACCTGAACCAGG CATCCCGAGACGACGCGGAAGGACTCCTTCTAATGGAGGAGGAGGGTCACTCGGACCTCATTAGCTTCCAGCCCACGGATAGCGACCTCCCCAGCTTCCTGGAAGACTGCAACCGG GCCAAGCTGCCCCGGGGCATCCACCAGGTGCGGCCCCACCTGCAGAACATCGACAACGTGCCCCTGCTGGTGCCCCTCTTCACCGACTGTACCCCCGAGA CCATGTGTGAGATGATCAAGATCATGCAGGAGTACGGGGAGGTGACCTGCTGCCTGGGCAGCTCCGCCAACCTGCGGAACAGCTGCCTCTTCCTCCAGAGTGACGTCAG CATCGCCCTGGACCCCCTGTACCCGTCTCGCTGCTCCTGGGAGACCTTCGGCTACGCCACCAGCACCAGCATGGCCCAGGCCTCGGATGGCCTTTCCCCCCTGCAGCTCTCGGGGCAGCTCAACAGCCTGCCCTGCTCGCTGACCTTCCGCCAGGAGGAGACCATCAGCATCATCCGGCTCATCGAGCAG GCCCGGCACGCCACGTACGGCATCCGCAAGTGCTTCCTCTTCCTGCTGCAGTGCCAGCTGACGCTTGTGGTCATCCAG TTCCTCTCTTGCCTCGTCCAGCTGCCGCCAATCCTGAGCACCACCGACATCCTGTGGCTGTCCTGTTTTTGCTACCCTCTGCTCAG catttctttactGGGAAAGCCCCCACATAGCTCCATCATGTCTATGGCAACGGGGAAGAACCTTCAGTCCATTCCTAAGAAG ACCCAGCACTACTTCCTGCTGTGCTTCTTGCTGAAGTTCAGCCTCACCATCAGCTCGTGCCTCATCTGCTTTGCCTTCACACTGCAGAGCTTCTGCGACAGGTCCCGGGCCCGCAACCTCACCAACTGCTCCTCCATCATGCTGCCCAG CCACGTCGACAAGGCCCCAGCCTGGTTTGACAACTTCGCCAACGGGCTGCTGTCGGCTCAGAAGCTTGCCGCTGCCCTGATCGTCCTACACACTG TCTTCATCTCCATCACCCATGTGCACCGCACCAAGCCCCTGTGGAGGAAGAGCCCCCTGACGAACCTGTGGTGGGCCGTGACCGTGCCCGTGGT GCTGCTGGGGCAGGTGGCCCAGACGGCAGTGGACCTGCAGCTGTGGACACACAGGGACAGCCACGTCCACTTCGGCCTGGAGGACGTGCCTCTGCTGACGTGGCTCCTGGGCTGCCTGTCTCTGGTCCTTGTGGTGGTCACCAACGAGGTCGTGAAACTGCACGAGATCCG AGTCCGCGTCCGCTACCAGAAGCGACAGAAGCTGCAGTTTGAAACTAAGCTGGGCATGAACTCTCCTTTCTGA